One window of the Oncorhynchus clarkii lewisi isolate Uvic-CL-2024 chromosome 19, UVic_Ocla_1.0, whole genome shotgun sequence genome contains the following:
- the LOC139374727 gene encoding centrosomal protein of 44 kDa, with translation MMSTGDLKGCLRKLDAQLRALKYPREVDYNGLAKGDPSAFLPIVSYAFISYSPHLAEHLVRFGVELTGKNDLRFIECIYKVLRDLFHYKPVLTKQQFLQFGFAERKTCILCDVIAFALQKHKELSKGNKAKPRLRFQASSSDSKSEALSFQAETMNPMATKLSLSRPLVERHIGGDSWRSSSRTSDIEESEEEEEGLGLEEVQNQAPTVPQTDLVVEGRLAVLEAQLLQVQTRLGGLSALEQRLELLEKASAGRITIDKHQWENLESRVLLLETKLTLSTATAQESSSLINGGWSHHVADNATEVTESRPSPPESLLHNSGCERPQSSTPSASYPISPCVTTAPPEENMKERLERIANMMKDTSSLLRSIEPSM, from the exons ATGATGTCAACCGGTGATTTGAAAGGATGTCTTCGGAAGCTGGATGCTCAACTACGGGCATTGAAGTACCCAAGAGAGGTCGACTATAATGG CTTGGCCAAAGGGGATCCTTCTGCCTTTCTCCCCATAGTGAGTTATGCATTCATCTCCTATTCACCACACCTTGCTGAACACCTGGTGCGCTTCGGAGTGGAACTCACTGGGAAGAACGACCTCCGTTTTATCGAATGCATCTACAAG GTACTGCGGGATCTCTTCCACTACAAACCCGTCCTGACCAAGCAGCAGTTCCTCCAGTTTGGCTTTGCAGAAAGAAAGACCTGcatcctctgtgatgtcatcgccTTCGCCCTGCAGAAACACAAAGAGCTCAGCAAAGGCAACAAG gcAAAGCCGAGACTGCGTTTTCAGGCCTCGAGTTCAGACTCCAAAAGTGAGGCTCTCTCATTTCAGGCTGAAACAATGAACCCCATGGCCACCAAA TTGTCCTTAAGCAGGCCACTAGTGGAGAGACACATTGGTGGTGACTCCTGGCGCTCCTCTAGTAGAACCTCAGATATTGaagagtctgaggaagaggaggaggggctgGGACTGGAGGAGGTCCAGAACCAAGCACCTACAGTCCCTCAAACA GACCTGGTGGTGGAGGGGAGGCTGGCAGTGCTGGAGGCCCAGCTGTTGCAGGTCCAGACCCGGCTGGGGGGGCTCTCAGCCCTGGAGCAGAGGCTGGAGCTTCTAGAGAAGGCCTCGGCCGGGAGGATCACTATAGACAAGCACCAGTGGGAGAACCTGGAGAGCAGAGTGCTACTGCTGGAGACCAAACTGACCCTCTCCACAGCCACAGCCCAG GAGTCGTCGTCACTTATCAATGGAGGTTGGAGTCATCACGTGGCGGATAATGCAACAGAAGTCACGG AGTCAAGACCCAGTCCTCCAGAGAGCCTCCTACACAACTCTGGCTGTGAGCGTCCTCAGTCCTCCACCCCTTCTGCTAGCTATCCCATCAGCCCCTGTGTGACAACGGCACCCCCAGAG GAGAATATGAAAGAGAGATTGGAAAGGATAGCCAACAT GATGAAAGACACTTCTAGCCTTTTAAGAAGTATAGAACCCTCAATGTAA